The following coding sequences are from one Granulicella arctica window:
- a CDS encoding ABC transporter permease, producing the protein MNRLIQDVQYALRQLRKAPGFTLTAVLTLALGIGANAAIFTLVHAVLLRNLPVADPKMLVRVGDTDHCCVNGGAPDEDDYSIFAYDLYKDLKDSSPEFEQLAAMQAGINGGSLTVRRKTADAVAHPSRGEYVSGNYFQTLGLMPYAGRLMAPPDDADGAPLVAVMSYRTWQRDYGLEPSVVGSTFVLNTHPTTIIGITPPSFYGDRMRAEPADFFIPFSSEPIMAEHSLLHEKESNWVYILGRVKPGVELGPLQEKMSGRLRQWLAQLEMYQKEDFKKSLAQSHVVLTPGGVGIANMQQEYGSGLHLLMGISALVLLIACANIANLVLVRGMARRTETSIRMALGAGRRRIIRQMLTESIVLACLGGLAGLLVAYAGTKMLLTLAFPMSPDLPIHANPSPVVLSFAFGLSLLTGLLFGIAPAWITSHAEPAEALRGAGRSTRNGSSLLQRSLVVLQATLSLVLLVGAGLLSKSLNKLEHQDFGLQTQNRVVVNINPATAGYKPEQLQALYDQLEQKFTALPGVARTGLTLYTPLGGDNWGEPVFIQGRPEPHYGDQIGSSWDRVSPEFFDIIGQQVLRGRGITAQDTPTSLPVAVVNQTFVKRFFPKGENPIGAHFGVSGVESSNDFEIVGVVSDVKYVDPRNVTRPMYFRPLLQVARTKPESDTRSLYAKAIMLQMKAPVEGLESQVQKTLASINPNLTVIDFSTFAEQIGDQFDQDRLIARLTLLFGVLALILASVGLYGVTAYTVARRTSEIGIRMALGAGRGSVVGMVLRGAMLQAGIGLLLGVPVAMLCVRFVQAKLYQVGGFDAMVLGSAVLALAASACVAGLIPSQRAASTNPVTALRTE; encoded by the coding sequence ATGAACCGACTGATCCAGGATGTGCAGTACGCGTTGCGGCAGTTGCGGAAGGCGCCGGGGTTTACGCTGACGGCGGTGTTGACGCTGGCGCTTGGGATTGGTGCGAACGCGGCGATTTTCACGCTGGTACATGCGGTACTGCTGCGGAACCTTCCGGTGGCCGATCCGAAGATGCTGGTACGTGTGGGGGATACGGACCACTGCTGCGTGAATGGAGGGGCACCAGATGAAGATGACTACTCCATCTTCGCGTATGACCTATACAAGGATCTGAAGGATAGCTCTCCGGAGTTCGAACAACTGGCGGCGATGCAAGCAGGGATCAACGGGGGCTCATTGACGGTGCGGCGTAAGACGGCCGATGCTGTGGCACATCCGTCACGAGGTGAGTATGTCTCAGGTAATTACTTTCAGACGTTGGGCCTGATGCCGTATGCGGGGCGCCTCATGGCTCCGCCGGACGATGCGGATGGTGCGCCGCTGGTAGCGGTGATGTCGTACCGGACATGGCAGAGGGACTATGGGCTGGAGCCGTCGGTGGTGGGGAGCACGTTTGTGTTGAACACCCATCCGACGACGATCATCGGGATTACACCGCCTTCGTTCTACGGGGACCGGATGCGCGCGGAGCCTGCAGATTTCTTCATTCCGTTCTCATCGGAGCCGATCATGGCGGAGCATTCGCTGCTCCATGAGAAGGAGTCAAATTGGGTGTACATTCTCGGACGGGTGAAACCTGGAGTGGAGCTGGGACCTCTTCAAGAAAAGATGAGTGGACGCCTGCGGCAGTGGTTGGCTCAGTTGGAGATGTACCAGAAAGAAGACTTTAAGAAGTCGCTTGCGCAGTCGCATGTGGTGCTGACGCCTGGCGGGGTGGGCATCGCGAACATGCAGCAGGAGTATGGCAGCGGGCTGCATCTGCTGATGGGTATCTCCGCGCTGGTGCTGCTGATTGCGTGCGCGAATATTGCGAACCTGGTGCTGGTGCGTGGGATGGCACGGCGGACGGAGACCTCAATTCGCATGGCGCTGGGTGCTGGGCGGCGACGCATTATCCGGCAGATGCTGACTGAAAGTATTGTTCTGGCTTGCCTGGGTGGATTGGCGGGGTTGTTGGTGGCGTATGCGGGGACGAAGATGCTGTTGACGCTGGCATTTCCGATGTCACCAGACCTGCCTATCCATGCGAATCCATCGCCCGTGGTGCTGAGCTTTGCGTTCGGACTATCGTTGTTGACCGGACTGCTGTTCGGGATTGCGCCAGCGTGGATCACGTCGCATGCAGAACCAGCGGAGGCATTACGTGGAGCAGGACGTTCAACACGAAACGGGTCTTCTCTGTTGCAGAGGTCGCTGGTGGTATTGCAGGCGACGTTATCTCTGGTGCTGTTGGTAGGGGCCGGTCTGCTCTCGAAGAGTCTGAACAAGCTGGAGCATCAGGACTTTGGTTTGCAGACGCAGAACCGTGTTGTGGTGAACATCAACCCAGCGACAGCGGGATACAAACCGGAACAGTTACAGGCGCTGTATGACCAACTGGAGCAGAAGTTCACAGCACTGCCGGGGGTAGCGCGGACGGGTTTGACACTGTACACGCCACTTGGGGGAGACAACTGGGGTGAGCCTGTCTTTATCCAGGGAAGGCCAGAGCCGCACTATGGAGATCAGATTGGATCGTCCTGGGATCGTGTAAGTCCAGAGTTCTTCGACATCATCGGGCAACAGGTATTGCGGGGGCGCGGGATCACGGCGCAGGATACGCCGACGTCGCTTCCTGTTGCTGTGGTGAACCAGACGTTTGTGAAACGGTTCTTTCCGAAGGGGGAAAATCCGATTGGGGCGCATTTTGGAGTATCCGGCGTGGAGAGCTCGAACGACTTCGAGATCGTAGGCGTGGTCTCGGATGTGAAGTATGTGGATCCGCGTAACGTAACGCGGCCGATGTACTTCCGTCCGCTGCTACAGGTGGCGCGTACGAAGCCGGAGAGCGACACTCGGTCGCTATATGCGAAGGCAATCATGTTGCAGATGAAGGCTCCGGTCGAAGGTCTGGAGTCGCAAGTGCAGAAAACTCTGGCGAGCATCAATCCGAATTTGACGGTGATAGACTTCAGCACGTTTGCCGAGCAGATCGGCGATCAGTTCGATCAGGACCGGCTGATTGCACGATTGACGCTGCTGTTTGGAGTGTTAGCGCTGATACTGGCGTCAGTGGGACTGTATGGAGTGACGGCGTATACCGTTGCGCGACGGACGTCTGAGATCGGAATACGGATGGCACTGGGTGCGGGGCGCGGAAGTGTCGTGGGAATGGTGCTGCGTGGGGCGATGTTGCAGGCGGGAATCGGCCTCTTGCTAGGAGTACCGGTGGCTATGTTGTGTGTACGGTTTGTGCAGGCAAAACTTTATCAAGTCGGCGGCTTCGACGCGATGGTGTTGGGGTCGGCGGTGCTGGCTCTAGCGGCGTCGGCATGCGTTGCGGGGCTGATTCCGTCGCAACGGGCGGCTTCAACGAATCCCGTTACAGCCTTACGGACGGAATAG
- a CDS encoding ABC transporter ATP-binding protein — protein MATTVSPNTLIHIEELTKVFYTDELETHALSGVHLSIARGEYVAMSGPSGCGKSTLLSILGLLDTPTGGQYTLNGKEVANLNFADRSRIRNQEIGFIFQSFNLIGDLTVYENVELPLTYRAGMAASERKQRVQQSLERVNMAHRMRHYPAQLSGGQQQRVAVARALAGSPSILLADEPTGNLDSKNGEAVMRLLKELHDEGATICMVTHDPRFAAHAERLVHLFDGKVVAEGELQRLLAEVQS, from the coding sequence ATGGCAACCACTGTTTCACCGAACACACTCATCCATATCGAAGAGCTGACCAAGGTTTTTTACACGGATGAGCTTGAGACGCATGCGCTCTCCGGCGTCCACCTGTCGATTGCGCGCGGGGAGTATGTTGCGATGTCGGGACCATCGGGATGCGGGAAGTCGACGCTGCTCTCGATTCTTGGGCTGCTGGACACGCCGACGGGCGGACAGTACACGCTAAACGGGAAGGAGGTTGCAAACCTGAACTTCGCGGACCGTTCACGGATACGAAACCAGGAGATCGGGTTTATCTTCCAGAGCTTCAATCTGATTGGCGATCTAACGGTATATGAGAACGTCGAGCTCCCGCTGACATACCGGGCTGGAATGGCGGCGTCGGAGCGGAAGCAGCGCGTGCAACAATCCCTCGAACGCGTGAATATGGCGCATCGGATGCGGCATTATCCGGCGCAGCTCTCCGGTGGACAGCAGCAGCGCGTGGCGGTAGCACGAGCGCTTGCGGGATCTCCGTCGATCCTGCTCGCGGACGAGCCGACGGGTAACCTGGACAGCAAGAACGGCGAAGCCGTGATGCGATTGCTGAAGGAGCTTCACGACGAAGGCGCGACGATTTGCATGGTCACGCACGACCCTCGCTTTGCGGCACACGCCGAACGGCTGGTGCATCTGTTCGATGGCAAGGTAGTGGCGGAGGGCGAGCTGCAACGGCTGTTGGCGGAGGTGCAGTCATGA